Within the Hemitrygon akajei unplaced genomic scaffold, sHemAka1.3 Scf000055, whole genome shotgun sequence genome, the region ttTTTAAACACTGACTGTATTTCCTTGTGTTCCAGCAGTTCTGATCGGCGCGGCCGGCGATGTATCGGAGACCGCAATGTGTCAAGCATATCCTGAAGGTGTTCATCCCTCTGCTGGTGATCCCATGCCTGATAAAGCTGACGCTGGTTTGGAGGAACGGGGACAAGCGGCCCCTCTGCCCCTCGCGGTTCAACGCAACAACCTTTCTGATGCAGCCCGCCAGCCCGTGCGACAGCGGCGGCCCCTTCCTCGTCCTGCTGGTCACCAGCTCCCCGGAGCAGTTCGAGGCTCGCTCGGTCATCCGCCAGACCTGGGGGAGCGAGCGGCGGACGGCGGGGAGAGGCAGGTCGGTCACCTACTTCCTTCTGGGGCGCGGCCGAGAAAGGCAGGAGCGCATCTGGCGGGAGGGCGAGGCGCACGGTGACATCATCCAGGGAGATTTCGACGACACCTACTACAACCTGACCTGCAAAGTCCTCCTGGGCCTCCAGTGGCTCTGTAACTCCTGCCCCTCCGCCACGTTCGTGATGAAGACCGATTCCGACATGTTCGTCAACACCGACTATCTGCTGGAGCTCCTATCCCGGGAGCCCCGCCGGCGTGACCTCTTCACCGGGTTCATTATGGACCAGTCGTGGCCCATCCGCAACATATTCTCAAAATGGTACGTGAGTGCGGCGGAGTTCCCGATGCAAATGTACCCGCCCTTCTGTTCCGGCACCGGATACGTCCTCTCCACTGACCTGGCCTGCCGCGTGTGGAACATCTCCCGGGCAGTGCCCCTGTTTAAACTGGAGGACGTCTATGTGGGGCTGTGCCTGGCCGAGCTAAAGGTGAAGCCGCTGGACATCCACGACCGCCCCGTCTTCCACAGCTACAGGGTGCCGTTCTCCATCTGCTCCTACCGGCAGCTCGTCACCTCCCACCGGGTCACACCGACTGAGCAAGCGGACTACTGGAGACAGCTGCAGGCCTCTGGCAATGAGAAATGCccaggggactagtgagggaccTGATGTCTCTTAGCCCACTCAGAGGACGGTGACCTCCATACGGCAGGGAGAAAATCTGGAGTGGGGTGTGGAATTGACTGGGAGTGCGGGTGACTTTTCGAC harbors:
- the LOC140721464 gene encoding beta-1,3-galactosyltransferase 5-like; this encodes MYRRPQCVKHILKVFIPLLVIPCLIKLTLVWRNGDKRPLCPSRFNATTFLMQPASPCDSGGPFLVLLVTSSPEQFEARSVIRQTWGSERRTAGRGRSVTYFLLGRGRERQERIWREGEAHGDIIQGDFDDTYYNLTCKVLLGLQWLCNSCPSATFVMKTDSDMFVNTDYLLELLSREPRRRDLFTGFIMDQSWPIRNIFSKWYVSAAEFPMQMYPPFCSGTGYVLSTDLACRVWNISRAVPLFKLEDVYVGLCLAELKVKPLDIHDRPVFHSYRVPFSICSYRQLVTSHRVTPTEQADYWRQLQASGNEKCPGD